The following is a genomic window from Aeromonas sp. FDAARGOS 1405.
GCCTTGACGAGCCCCGAACAGCTGCCAGGGATCCGGGTTTGGCAGTGCCTCGCGGGATTGTCCCGCCAGATAGCGCTGCGTTAGCCACTCCTGCGGTTGCCACTGTTCGGCCCAGATGGGCTCGCCATTGACCAGCACGCTGCGCTCGAAGGTGTGGGGCAGATACTCCCACTCGCCGGGATCATCGAGCCAGAGGGTGAGCTGGTAGCGCCCCTTGGCTACGTCAAACTGCACCCCGTCGAGATTGCGCAGTCCATCGCGCACCAGGGCATCGCCGGAGGGGCGCAAGATGGGGGTGGGATGGCCAATCAGCCGGGGATCCCCCGGACTCAGGGGCTCAAAGCCGGTAAAGCGGGGGGCGGCGGCCGCCCCCAGATCCAGCGCAATGGTGCCCTCAGGCAGAGTCAGACCGGGCTGCCAGTACCAGCGGTGAATGGTCATTGAGGGTGCGTTATCGGCCATAAAGAGATAGAGCTTGGTGAGTTTGTCCAGCGCCAACGCTCTGGGTTGGCTGGTGCGCCACTCGCTCAAGGCAAAGCGCTGGGTGAAGGGGCCGGGTGCGACAATTCGCTCCAGATTGACCCGGCTGCGGTAGTTGACCGAGGCCTCATCGTCGATACGCAGGATCAGGGTTTGCGGGCGGGCGCTGGGGTTATGGCCCTCGATCACCAGTTCATCATCGCTTCCTATTGGCCAGTTGTGGGTGCTCAGAGCGAGCCGCTGGGGTGTCTGGTTACTTGTCAGGGGCAGCGGGGTCTGCCCCTCCAGCCGGGTGGCGGCCATTGATGCATGGCAGCAGAGCAGGATAACCAGCCAGAGCCCTCTGCTCATCCGGGCAGCCCCTTCAACCAGTTGTTTAGCTCGGCAGCCTTGTGATCCCAGCTTTGCAGGGCCACCTGCTGTTGGCGCGTGTGGCGCCCTTCGCTGTGGGTGAGCCCCTCCCAGCCACTCTCCTGAAACCAGCCAGGATTGGGTTGATCAAAGGCGGCCCGATTGATGGCCTGGGCCAGGCTCTCCCCATCGTGGGGGAGCTGGATCTGATCCCGATAGCCATCGAGAGCCGGAAAATCGGTGCTGACGATGGGGCGCCCTGCGGCCAGATATTCGCGCAATTTCAATGGATTGCAGGCACGGATCTGGGCGTTGTCGACAAAGGGCAGCAGACTCACCTGCCAGTGCTGGGCATAGGCCGCCAGCGTGTGGTGGGGACGGGGCCCCAGCAGATGGATATTGGGGAGCCCCTTGAGGGGGGAGATATCGGTCTGGACCGGGCCAATCAGCACCAGATCCCAGTGGGGCAGGGCGGCCGCCGTCTCTGCCAGCAGGGGGATATCAATCCAGTCGCTCAGGCTGCCGTAAAATCCGGCAATGGGACGGCCGGAAGGGAGATCCGCCGGGCGTTCTCTGGGGGGCATAAACAGCTCGAGATCCACCCCGTGGCTGAGGAGCCGGGTTTTATGGGGGGGAAAGCGGCTGGCCAGCGCGGGGCTGGCGGCCAGAATGAGATCCGCTTTTTCCACCAGTCGGGCTTCGCAGTGGGCAATGGCCTGATGATCCACCCCCGCCAGCGCCGAGAAGTCATCGCCGCAGTAGTAGATCACCGCCCGCTCTTCGAGCTTGCCAATCAGATCGACGGCGCTGGGCAGGGAGATCCAGAGCAGGGGGCGATCCAGCTCGGGCAGCTGACGCCGGATCTGCGCCGCCAGCCAGTGGCCATTGATCTTGCCCGCCAGACGACTGCCCGGCAGCGGCAAGGCGAGCGGCGGCAGAACCCGGGGGCTGCTGACCTCTGATGGCGCAACCGACTTGCCGCCAGCATGGCGCGCGCCGCGCAGCACCGCCCCCAGTTTGCGGACGATACGGGTGAGATCATGAAGGGTAAAGCGGGGACAGCGCATGCCGATGGAGTTGACCCAGAGCACTTGATAATCAGGCAACAGACGCTTGATCAGGTGTTGGGTGCTGGAGGGGTGCTGGCCCCAATCCTCGCCCAGCACCACCAGTTGCGGCAGTGAGTGTGGTTTCATGCAAAGGTCTCCGAAGCGTGTGCGGGGTCGCTGTGATCTTGTGGCTGCAAGGGGCGCAGTACGGTGGCCGGTACACCCGCTGCCAGCACACCTGCGGGCAGATCCCGGGTGACGACGCTGCCTGCGGCGACAATGGTACCGGCGCCTATGGTGACACCGGCCATCACCATCACCCCGGTGCCAAGCCAGACATCCTGCTCCAGCACAATGGCGCCCACCTGTTCATCGCGATCCGGCAGGCCCCGGGCGCGATCGCGGGCGTTGACCGGGTGCCCCGGGTAGCCCGCCAGAAAGGCACGCCCTGCAATCCGTACGTTATCCCCCAGCACGATCTTGCTGCCCACCGCCAGGGTGGTTTGCCAGCCAATCCCGACATTGCGGCCAATGACCAGCCTTGGTGTCTGGCTCGATGCCCGGCCGCTGATGGTCATGGCGGCGCTGAGGCGGCAGTCGGCACCGATTTCGATGGTGACCGGGCCACTGATATAGGGGATGCCGCCATAGAGATAGAGGCGCGGGGCGGGGGCCGTGAGGCGAGATTGAAACAAGGGGGTCCACCAAAGGGTGCGGGTCAGGGTTGCCAGCGCGTTGCTACCCAGCAGATAGAGCCGATAAAGCAGCCGATGCAGGGGAGGGATCACGGGGAATGACCAGTGGCGGGCACTTTTGGCCAGTCGCCATATCCGGCGAGCCAGTGGCGTCTCCCCCTGTTTGGCCCAGCTTTTCATCCGGTGCAGGTTGATGGTGTTCATGGCGACCTCTCCCTCTGGTGCAGTCCGTTGCTCGCTATGCAGAAAGCAGGGATCGGGCCAACAGGACGACCCCAGCGGGATCGGGCCAAATGGGGCTAAGAGGAGGGGCAGATTGCGCTGGTCGGTGCAATTTGCAGCCCGCGTTGTGCAAAACGCAAATGCCAGTCTCATTCTGGGCTTGCTTAGGCCGGTTAAACCGCACAGAGAAGCTATCGTCTCTGGGCGGGAGTGAGTGGCGTGGGCTTTGCATTAGCGGTAGCTGACCCGGAGCGGGATGCTTCGGGTGGCTGGGAGGCCCTATGAAACTTGGTGTGAACCAGATTGCCATGCTCTATTACGCCGGCGGCTTGCTCCTGATGAAGGGGATCTCCCTGCTGATGCTGCCGGTGTTGACCCATCAGCTGCTGCCTCGCGAATACGGCCAGCTGGAGGTGCTGCTGACCCTTATCAACCTGGGTTCCCTGATCCTTGGCTTCGGGCTGGTGGATGCCCTCTACCGCTTTGCCGGATTGGCGAAAGATGAGCAGGAGCGCCAGCAGGTGGTGGCCCGCATGTTTGGGCTGGTCTGGCTGATCGCCCTGGCCAGTCTGGTGCTGCTCTGGCTGCTGGCACCAGTGGTGCAAGCCTGGCTGCCGGTTGAAACCCGCCTTGCGGATGTGCGCTGGGTGCTCTGCGCCCTGCCGTTTGAAGGGGTGATCGGCGTGCCACTGGCATGGCTGCGGATGCGCAATCAGGCGCAGCTCTTTTTCGTGGTGACCGCAGGCAAGGCGGTGATCCAGTCGGTGCTGACCGGCTGGTGGCTCTGGCTCGGCTGGGGCGTGAGCGGGGTGCTGGCCTCCGGCACCCTGACCTGCGTTGCACTGGCGCTGCTGCTGAGCCTCTGGCAGTGGCGAGATAGCGGGATCCGCTTTGACTGGCAGCACTATCGGCCGCTGCTGCGCTATGGATTGCCCCTGGTGGTGAGCGGGCTGGCAGGCTTTGCCCTGAGCGGACTGGATCGCTGGTTGCTGGCCGATGTGGTGGGTGAGGCGCTGCTTGCCTACTACGCGGTGGCGGGCAAGCTGGCGCTGGCAGTGGGGTTGTTGCTGCAACCCTTTGCCCTCTGGTGGTATCCCCGCCGTTTCATGCTGCTGCGCGAGCCGGATGGACTGCGGCTCAATGCCCACTACAGCGTGATGGGGTCGGTACTGGGGTTTGTTACCGCGGGGATTGTCGGGCTTACCGCCCCCTTGCTCATTCGCTGGCTGACCCCGGAGAGCTATCACGGGGCGATTGCCTATATTCCGCTGCTGGTGCTGGGTATGGCGGTGCGCAATGTTTCGGACTTGCTCAATGTCGGCTGCTTTAGCGGCGAGAAGAGCAATGCCCAGATGGTGATCAATCTGGGCTGCAGCGGTCTTGGGGTCGCAGGCTTTCTGCTCGCCATCCCCCCCTTCGGGGTTGCCGGGGTGATCTGGACTCTGCTTTTGGTCTATCTGGTACGGGCGCTGGCCTTTTATCTGGTGAGCCAGCGGTTGCTGCCGTTGCCGTATCGCCTCTCGACCCTCTGGGCCAGTTCGCTCGGGGCGCTGGCGATGGTCTGGCTCGGCCAATGGTGGGCAGGATCATGGCTCGTCTAACGCCAGCCATCTGGGCAAGCGCCATCTGTCTGGTGCTGGCCCTGCTCTGGTGGCGGCTGCCCCATCCCTTGCTGCTGCCGGTGCTCGGCCTTGCCATTCCCGCCATCTGGTTTGCCCTGCGCTGGCCCTTCTTG
Proteins encoded in this region:
- a CDS encoding acyltransferase; translation: MNTINLHRMKSWAKQGETPLARRIWRLAKSARHWSFPVIPPLHRLLYRLYLLGSNALATLTRTLWWTPLFQSRLTAPAPRLYLYGGIPYISGPVTIEIGADCRLSAAMTISGRASSQTPRLVIGRNVGIGWQTTLAVGSKIVLGDNVRIAGRAFLAGYPGHPVNARDRARGLPDRDEQVGAIVLEQDVWLGTGVMVMAGVTIGAGTIVAAGSVVTRDLPAGVLAAGVPATVLRPLQPQDHSDPAHASETFA
- a CDS encoding glycosyltransferase; amino-acid sequence: MKPHSLPQLVVLGEDWGQHPSSTQHLIKRLLPDYQVLWVNSIGMRCPRFTLHDLTRIVRKLGAVLRGARHAGGKSVAPSEVSSPRVLPPLALPLPGSRLAGKINGHWLAAQIRRQLPELDRPLLWISLPSAVDLIGKLEERAVIYYCGDDFSALAGVDHQAIAHCEARLVEKADLILAASPALASRFPPHKTRLLSHGVDLELFMPPRERPADLPSGRPIAGFYGSLSDWIDIPLLAETAAALPHWDLVLIGPVQTDISPLKGLPNIHLLGPRPHHTLAAYAQHWQVSLLPFVDNAQIRACNPLKLREYLAAGRPIVSTDFPALDGYRDQIQLPHDGESLAQAINRAAFDQPNPGWFQESGWEGLTHSEGRHTRQQQVALQSWDHKAAELNNWLKGLPG
- a CDS encoding lipopolysaccharide biosynthesis protein — its product is MKLGVNQIAMLYYAGGLLLMKGISLLMLPVLTHQLLPREYGQLEVLLTLINLGSLILGFGLVDALYRFAGLAKDEQERQQVVARMFGLVWLIALASLVLLWLLAPVVQAWLPVETRLADVRWVLCALPFEGVIGVPLAWLRMRNQAQLFFVVTAGKAVIQSVLTGWWLWLGWGVSGVLASGTLTCVALALLLSLWQWRDSGIRFDWQHYRPLLRYGLPLVVSGLAGFALSGLDRWLLADVVGEALLAYYAVAGKLALAVGLLLQPFALWWYPRRFMLLREPDGLRLNAHYSVMGSVLGFVTAGIVGLTAPLLIRWLTPESYHGAIAYIPLLVLGMAVRNVSDLLNVGCFSGEKSNAQMVINLGCSGLGVAGFLLAIPPFGVAGVIWTLLLVYLVRALAFYLVSQRLLPLPYRLSTLWASSLGALAMVWLGQWWAGSWLV